The Lysobacter capsici genome has a segment encoding these proteins:
- a CDS encoding DMT family transporter, producing MHLLLPILATLIWAGNTIVSKLSAGAIDPAAISFYRWLVALLALTPFLLPRVWKLRAQVRPYWRKLVVLSALGMVMYQSLAYFAAHSVSAMSMGLIVAAIPPMTMLIGMVVLKTRPSPGMLIGALISFAGLSWLLSGGHPARLLQQGLGRGELMMLLAAFSYALYGVLVKRWALPIPNGESLYLQIACGTALLLPGFLLAPSVALTAHNLPLVLYAGLLASTLAPWFWMHGLLRLGADKTAVLMNLTPVFTAVLAVLLLGEPLQAYHWIGGVLTLLGVTVAQVLRQKPAVALRSRECAG from the coding sequence ATGCACCTGCTCCTGCCGATCCTGGCCACGCTGATCTGGGCCGGCAATACGATCGTCAGCAAACTCTCGGCCGGCGCGATCGACCCGGCGGCGATTTCGTTCTACCGCTGGCTGGTCGCGCTGCTCGCGTTGACCCCGTTCCTGCTGCCGCGGGTCTGGAAACTGCGCGCCCAGGTGCGTCCGTACTGGCGCAAGCTGGTGGTGCTGTCGGCGCTGGGCATGGTGATGTACCAGTCGCTGGCCTATTTCGCCGCGCACAGCGTCAGCGCGATGTCGATGGGCTTGATCGTCGCGGCGATTCCGCCGATGACGATGCTGATCGGCATGGTCGTGCTCAAGACCCGGCCCTCGCCGGGCATGCTGATCGGCGCGCTGATCTCGTTCGCCGGCCTGAGCTGGCTGCTCAGCGGCGGCCATCCGGCGCGACTGCTGCAACAAGGCCTGGGCCGCGGCGAGTTGATGATGCTGCTGGCGGCGTTCTCGTATGCCTTGTACGGCGTGCTGGTCAAGCGCTGGGCGTTGCCGATTCCCAACGGCGAATCGCTGTACCTGCAGATCGCCTGCGGCACCGCGCTGTTGCTGCCGGGTTTCCTGCTGGCGCCGTCGGTGGCGCTGACCGCGCACAACCTGCCGCTGGTGCTGTACGCCGGCCTGCTCGCCTCGACCCTGGCGCCGTGGTTCTGGATGCACGGGCTGCTGCGCCTGGGCGCGGACAAGACCGCGGTGCTGATGAACCTCACGCCGGTGTTCACCGCGGTGTTGGCGGTGCTGTTGCTCGGCGAACCCTTGCAGGCTTATCACTGGATCGGCGGCGTGCTGACGCTGCTGGGTGTGACGGTGGCGCAGGTGTTGCGGCAAAAGCCGGCGGTGGCGTTGCGTTCGCGGGAATGCGCCGGCTGA
- a CDS encoding winged helix-turn-helix domain-containing protein, whose product MPQRIDRIKNLAAVSQFRIGALLVQPDRLAIVRDGVTTALEPRMMEVLIALAERAGEVVSAEQLLIEIWRGTFYGDNPVHKTIAQLRRRLGDSSREPDYIETIRKRGYRLVARVTFPDDYRSGLPRAAAWTQGSPYVGLRSFDQAHAGVFFGRSRATAELLATLREQLDSQRRFVLVSGASGCGKTSLLRAAVMPLLQQDGGFDGLHALTSAYFDLGACRGGDLLARLAQTLCDWSLDGRPLYLPGEAEVLARQLRDTPSAVHARIDDAFARRTAHLAERAHLLLVVDHAEAAVAAPGIDARDRAEFGAALTALCASPRVAVIAITRSDFYPRLIESVPGLAELKAGDGHIDLLTPREGEIGQIIRAPAALAGLSFGEDPESSLRLDDLLRDAAAQHPDSLPLLQHTLQALYERQDEGGVLSVSTYRELGGLEGALAHRAEQVFAALPANAQASLERVLAALIVLRPDSDAVTGRRVLWSTLDDAAARELAESFVRARLFVGELSGGEPGFGVAHEALLRQWPRAREWANENRQLLQARERLQRATRRWALEGRRADHLLNPGRPLAEAREAARRLPDDLGEDDRQFLQASERQQRRKQWLRVSAIASLCVLTLAATGLGLQAWQARREAEQRRDQAQQLVGFMLGDLAEQLRPIGNLKLLDSVGSQALTYLERMPETQMQPRELVSHARALRTVGEVLMNQARFDEAHAAFERADDAARRALAGAPDSLDALAETGTTAYWLGYYAYQQNQYDPAEKYWQAYLHASEGLVARAPKDPRWQLELSYALNNLGTLAFVRLRSDEAAELFARSVAIKRALLAAKPADKPLRYELVDSLSWLSSAQDARGQLADAAKGYAAQTAMLRELVDSEPEADAWRRKLATSLLRSSVLALDRGLADDAENEIAEAIRLLGALVEQQPDNRDWRRNLGHAYAHAGWVAHLRGVPALADERLRRAQQVLAPLLQQTEPLPDWRVLDLLVRLRMDQIAASPPQAAIDRLVADLDALHRQTPDDPPILSMLARSLVWRGERYQRAGNDARARDDWNRVRDLLAKRVADSRDRNLLEAWVRTQVHLGARAQASTQIAWLQRAGYRHPGFVAFYE is encoded by the coding sequence ATGCCCCAACGCATCGACCGGATCAAGAACCTGGCGGCGGTATCGCAGTTCCGCATCGGCGCGCTGCTGGTGCAGCCCGACCGCCTGGCGATCGTGCGCGACGGCGTCACCACCGCGCTGGAACCGCGGATGATGGAAGTGCTGATCGCGCTGGCCGAACGCGCCGGCGAAGTCGTCAGCGCCGAGCAGTTGCTGATCGAAATCTGGCGCGGCACCTTCTACGGCGACAACCCGGTCCACAAGACCATCGCTCAGCTGCGCCGGCGCCTGGGCGACAGCAGCCGCGAACCGGACTACATCGAAACCATCCGCAAGCGCGGCTACCGGCTGGTCGCGCGGGTGACCTTTCCCGACGACTACCGCAGCGGCCTGCCGCGCGCGGCGGCGTGGACTCAGGGCAGCCCGTATGTCGGCCTGCGTTCGTTCGACCAGGCCCATGCCGGCGTGTTCTTCGGCCGCAGCCGCGCCACCGCCGAACTGCTGGCGACTCTGCGCGAACAACTCGACAGCCAGCGCCGCTTCGTCCTGGTGTCGGGCGCCAGCGGCTGCGGCAAGACTTCGCTGCTGCGCGCGGCGGTGATGCCGCTGCTGCAGCAGGACGGCGGCTTCGACGGACTGCACGCGCTGACCAGCGCCTACTTCGACCTGGGCGCCTGCCGCGGCGGCGACCTGCTCGCGCGGCTCGCCCAGACCTTGTGCGACTGGTCGCTGGACGGCCGCCCGCTGTACCTGCCCGGCGAGGCCGAGGTTCTTGCCAGGCAACTGCGCGATACCCCGAGCGCGGTGCATGCGCGCATCGACGACGCGTTCGCGCGCCGCACCGCGCATCTGGCCGAACGCGCGCATCTGCTGCTGGTGGTCGATCACGCCGAGGCCGCGGTCGCCGCGCCCGGCATCGACGCGCGCGACCGCGCCGAGTTCGGCGCCGCGCTGACCGCGCTGTGCGCATCGCCGCGGGTGGCGGTGATCGCGATCACCCGCAGCGACTTCTACCCGCGCCTGATCGAAAGCGTGCCGGGTCTGGCCGAACTCAAGGCCGGCGACGGTCACATCGACTTGCTCACTCCGCGCGAAGGCGAGATCGGCCAGATCATCCGCGCGCCCGCCGCGCTGGCCGGGCTGAGTTTCGGCGAAGACCCGGAAAGCTCGCTGCGCCTGGACGACCTGCTGCGCGACGCCGCCGCCCAGCATCCCGATTCGTTGCCGCTGCTGCAGCACACCCTGCAGGCGCTGTACGAACGCCAGGACGAAGGCGGCGTGCTCAGCGTCAGCACCTATCGCGAACTCGGCGGCCTGGAAGGCGCGCTCGCGCATCGCGCCGAACAGGTCTTTGCGGCGCTGCCGGCGAACGCGCAGGCCAGCCTGGAACGGGTGCTCGCGGCGCTGATCGTGCTGCGTCCCGACAGCGACGCGGTCACCGGCCGGCGCGTGCTGTGGTCGACCCTGGACGATGCGGCCGCGCGCGAACTGGCCGAGAGTTTCGTGCGCGCACGCTTGTTCGTCGGCGAACTCAGCGGCGGCGAACCGGGCTTCGGCGTCGCCCACGAAGCGCTGCTGCGGCAATGGCCGCGCGCGCGCGAATGGGCCAACGAAAACCGGCAACTGCTGCAGGCGCGCGAACGTCTGCAACGCGCGACCCGGCGCTGGGCATTGGAAGGCCGCCGCGCCGATCATCTGCTCAACCCCGGCCGTCCGCTGGCCGAAGCGCGCGAGGCCGCGCGCCGCCTGCCCGACGATCTGGGCGAAGACGACCGCCAATTCCTGCAAGCCTCCGAACGCCAGCAACGGCGCAAGCAATGGTTGCGCGTCAGCGCGATCGCCAGCTTGTGCGTGCTGACCCTCGCCGCGACCGGCCTGGGCCTGCAGGCCTGGCAGGCGCGGCGCGAGGCCGAGCAACGCCGCGATCAGGCCCAGCAACTGGTCGGCTTCATGCTCGGCGATCTGGCCGAGCAACTGCGTCCGATCGGCAATCTGAAACTGCTCGACAGCGTCGGCAGCCAGGCCCTGACCTATCTGGAGCGCATGCCCGAAACGCAGATGCAGCCGCGCGAACTGGTCAGCCACGCGCGCGCGTTGCGCACGGTCGGCGAAGTGCTGATGAACCAGGCCCGCTTCGACGAAGCGCACGCCGCGTTCGAACGCGCCGACGACGCGGCGCGGCGCGCGCTGGCCGGCGCGCCCGATTCGCTCGATGCCCTGGCCGAGACCGGGACCACCGCGTACTGGCTGGGTTACTACGCGTATCAACAGAATCAGTACGACCCGGCGGAAAAATACTGGCAGGCGTATCTGCACGCCAGCGAAGGCCTGGTCGCGCGCGCGCCGAAGGATCCGCGCTGGCAGCTGGAGCTGTCGTACGCGCTCAATAATCTGGGCACCCTGGCCTTCGTGCGCCTGCGCAGCGACGAAGCGGCCGAACTGTTCGCGCGCTCGGTCGCGATCAAGCGCGCCCTGCTCGCGGCCAAACCGGCCGACAAACCGCTGCGCTACGAACTGGTCGACAGCCTGTCGTGGCTGAGCAGCGCGCAGGACGCGCGCGGCCAGTTGGCCGACGCCGCCAAGGGCTACGCCGCGCAAACCGCGATGCTGCGCGAACTGGTCGACAGCGAACCCGAGGCCGACGCCTGGCGGCGCAAGCTCGCGACCTCGCTGCTGCGCAGTTCGGTGCTCGCGCTCGACCGCGGCCTGGCCGACGACGCCGAAAACGAAATCGCCGAAGCGATCCGCCTGCTCGGCGCGCTGGTCGAACAGCAGCCCGACAATCGCGACTGGCGCCGCAACCTCGGCCATGCCTACGCGCATGCCGGCTGGGTCGCGCACCTGCGCGGCGTGCCCGCGCTGGCCGACGAGCGCCTACGCCGCGCGCAGCAGGTGCTGGCGCCGCTGTTGCAGCAGACCGAACCGTTGCCGGACTGGCGCGTGCTCGACCTGCTGGTGCGGCTGCGCATGGATCAGATCGCCGCATCGCCGCCGCAGGCCGCGATCGACCGCCTGGTCGCCGACCTCGACGCGCTGCACCGGCAAACCCCGGACGACCCGCCGATCCTGTCGATGCTCGCGCGCAGCCTGGTCTGGCGCGGCGAGCGCTACCAGCGCGCCGGCAACGACGCGCGCGCGCGCGACGACTGGAACCGGGTGCGCGACCTGCTCGCCAAGCGCGTGGCCGACAGCCGCGACCGCAACCTGCTCGAAGCCTGGGTGCGCACCCAGGTGCACCTCGGCGCGCGCGCGCAAGCCTCCACCCAGATCGCCTGGCTGCAACGCGCCGGCTACCGCCATCCCGGCTTCGTCGCGTTTTACGAATGA
- a CDS encoding DNA-binding protein, with protein MSLVSGQTILIGSRRSRLGKLIKSGGAGSVYLLPDDANAVAKIYHARVDPPSYTDRIEAMLDLRPHLPDQIEGGKRYVQIAWPDAVVRDERGKFAGFTMPALDVDSTSELEQVLQERQARAAGLPVGLGHKITLAANLAAVLAALHQQHHCVVDLKPVNLRFYRASLYIALLDCDGFSIQGRGRRYSAPQYTPDYLAPEYQAHKLDEAGEETQDRFALAVVIFQLLNFGIHPYSGKPSSDRVPTDIPGRIRERCYAYGLRANRIMAPSPVSAHASMPRELRGLFDRAFGDTPSARPPSSEWRDALRAYAQPSSGRLVVCGRNREHQHYAGQPCASCIRLDLLSKTARKAKPRPATQPQDLPRGWAAVMRTPVATPQPRPRPQPAPRRFGARPPLPSSMPPSLLQQQMPSSASTTRGYRLQTSRLVATARAAMILVVPLVFAALSYLLQGYYASLRGAATSPLDSWMNQILLTLMGIGFVVFCYLFLVVLPRMIKNR; from the coding sequence ATGAGCTTGGTCAGCGGCCAGACCATCCTGATTGGCTCGCGCCGTTCGCGCCTGGGCAAGCTGATCAAGAGCGGCGGCGCCGGCAGCGTCTACCTGCTGCCGGACGATGCCAACGCGGTGGCGAAGATCTACCACGCGCGGGTCGATCCGCCGAGCTACACCGATCGCATCGAAGCCATGCTCGACCTGCGTCCGCATTTGCCCGACCAGATCGAAGGCGGCAAGCGCTACGTACAGATCGCCTGGCCCGATGCGGTGGTGCGCGACGAGCGCGGCAAGTTCGCCGGCTTCACCATGCCGGCGCTGGACGTGGATTCCACCTCCGAACTCGAACAGGTGCTGCAGGAACGCCAGGCGCGCGCGGCCGGCTTGCCGGTCGGGCTGGGCCACAAGATCACCCTCGCGGCCAATCTCGCCGCGGTGCTCGCGGCGCTGCATCAGCAGCATCACTGCGTGGTCGATCTCAAGCCGGTCAACCTGCGTTTTTATCGCGCGTCGTTGTACATCGCGCTGCTCGACTGCGACGGTTTCAGCATCCAGGGCCGCGGCCGGCGCTATTCGGCGCCGCAGTACACGCCCGATTACCTGGCGCCGGAGTATCAGGCGCACAAGCTCGACGAAGCCGGCGAGGAAACCCAGGACCGCTTCGCTCTGGCGGTGGTGATCTTCCAGTTGCTGAACTTCGGCATCCATCCCTACAGCGGCAAGCCGTCGTCGGATCGGGTGCCGACCGATATCCCCGGACGCATCCGCGAACGCTGCTACGCCTACGGGCTGCGAGCGAACCGGATCATGGCGCCCAGTCCGGTCAGCGCGCACGCGAGCATGCCGCGGGAACTGCGCGGCCTGTTCGATCGCGCGTTCGGCGACACGCCGTCTGCGCGGCCGCCGTCGTCGGAATGGCGCGATGCCTTGCGCGCGTATGCGCAGCCGTCGAGCGGGCGGCTCGTGGTGTGCGGGCGCAATCGCGAGCATCAGCATTACGCCGGTCAGCCCTGCGCCTCGTGCATCCGCCTGGACCTGCTCAGCAAGACCGCGCGCAAGGCCAAGCCGCGTCCGGCCACTCAACCGCAGGATCTGCCGCGCGGCTGGGCCGCGGTGATGCGCACGCCGGTGGCGACGCCGCAACCGCGGCCGCGCCCGCAACCCGCGCCGCGTCGTTTCGGCGCGCGGCCGCCGCTGCCTTCATCGATGCCGCCTTCGTTGCTGCAGCAGCAAATGCCGTCGTCGGCTTCGACCACGCGGGGCTACCGACTTCAAACCTCCCGGTTGGTCGCGACCGCGCGCGCGGCGATGATCCTGGTGGTGCCGCTGGTCTTCGCCGCGCTGTCGTATCTGCTGCAGGGCTATTACGCCAGCCTGCGCGGCGCGGCGACCTCGCCGCTGGACAGCTGGATGAACCAGATCCTGCTGACCCTGATGGGCATCGGCTTCGTGGTGTTCTGCTACCTGTTCCTGGTGGTGCTGCCGCGGATGATCAAGAACCGATGA
- a CDS encoding PP2C family serine/threonine-protein phosphatase, which translates to MAWRIYAASATGTSHVGKGIPCQDAFAFEADGERLVAVVCDGAGSASRSDQGSRVVADTVTRVLGERLRGDCAVLDDEDAFEASASEAIQTARAALIELADADKASLSSYAATLVGFAGDAQRGWFFHIGDGIGVAEAESADAPGVVSAPENGEYSNETYFVTGDAWRQHLRVLAVTAPTARLALMSDGAMPFAMDKGNTGLFKPFIEPVARYLASVGEDDGSRALLGTLDDPRTHGITSDDKTLLIALRG; encoded by the coding sequence ATGGCTTGGCGCATTTACGCCGCATCGGCGACCGGAACCTCGCACGTCGGTAAAGGCATTCCCTGCCAGGACGCGTTCGCGTTCGAGGCGGACGGCGAGCGTCTGGTCGCGGTGGTGTGCGACGGCGCCGGCTCGGCGTCGCGCAGCGATCAAGGCTCGCGCGTGGTCGCCGATACGGTCACGCGCGTGCTCGGCGAACGGCTGCGCGGCGATTGCGCCGTGCTGGACGATGAAGACGCGTTCGAGGCGAGCGCGAGCGAAGCGATTCAGACCGCGCGCGCGGCCCTGATCGAGCTCGCCGACGCGGACAAGGCTTCGCTGTCGAGTTATGCCGCGACCCTGGTCGGTTTCGCCGGCGACGCGCAGCGCGGCTGGTTCTTCCATATCGGCGACGGCATCGGCGTGGCCGAAGCGGAGTCGGCGGACGCGCCGGGCGTGGTGTCGGCGCCGGAAAACGGCGAGTACTCCAACGAAACCTATTTCGTCACCGGCGACGCCTGGCGCCAGCACCTGCGCGTGCTCGCGGTGACCGCGCCGACCGCGCGGCTGGCGCTGATGTCCGACGGCGCGATGCCGTTCGCGATGGACAAGGGCAATACCGGCCTGTTCAAGCCCTTCATCGAACCGGTCGCGCGCTATCTGGCCTCGGTCGGCGAAGACGACGGCAGCCGCGCGCTGCTGGGCACGCTCGACGACCCGCGCACGCACGGCATCACCTCCGACGACAAGACCCTGCTGATCGCGTTGCGGGGCTGA